The following are encoded together in the Tatumella ptyseos genome:
- a CDS encoding methionine synthase, which produces MKILLPTSTAGSLPKPSWIAEPEKLWSPWKLEGQELIDGKNDALRLCLDDQVRAGIDIVSDGEQTRQHFVTTFIEHLDGVDFEKREIVKIRNRYEASVPSVVGPVSRPKSVFVEDAKRLRQLTDKPIKWALPGPMTMIDTLYDGHYKSREKLAWEFAKILNQEAKELEAAGIDIIQFDEPAFNVFFDEVNEWGIAALEKAIEGLQCETAVHICYGYGIKANTDWKKTLGEEWRQYEEIFPKLQKSNIDIVSLECQNSRVPMDLIELIRGKKVMVGAIDVATNTIETPEEVAETLRKALQFVDADKLYPSTNCGMTPLSRDVANAKLRALSAGAAIVRNELLNK; this is translated from the coding sequence ATGAAAATTTTATTACCAACCTCCACAGCGGGCAGCTTACCAAAACCTTCTTGGATTGCTGAGCCAGAAAAATTATGGTCTCCGTGGAAGTTAGAAGGCCAAGAGCTAATCGATGGTAAAAATGATGCGTTACGCCTTTGCTTAGATGACCAAGTACGTGCGGGAATCGACATTGTCAGTGATGGTGAGCAAACCCGCCAACATTTCGTCACGACCTTTATTGAACACTTAGATGGCGTCGATTTTGAAAAACGCGAAATCGTCAAAATCCGTAATCGCTATGAAGCGAGCGTCCCATCCGTCGTCGGCCCGGTTTCTCGTCCTAAATCAGTCTTTGTTGAAGACGCGAAGCGCTTACGTCAGCTGACTGATAAACCGATTAAATGGGCACTTCCTGGCCCAATGACCATGATCGATACGCTTTATGATGGACATTACAAGAGCCGCGAAAAACTAGCCTGGGAATTCGCGAAGATTCTGAATCAAGAAGCGAAAGAACTTGAAGCCGCAGGCATTGATATCATCCAGTTCGACGAACCCGCATTTAACGTGTTCTTCGATGAAGTTAACGAGTGGGGCATCGCCGCGTTGGAGAAAGCGATCGAAGGCTTACAATGCGAGACAGCGGTGCATATTTGCTATGGCTACGGAATCAAGGCCAATACCGATTGGAAAAAGACCCTCGGCGAGGAGTGGCGTCAATACGAAGAGATTTTTCCAAAGTTACAAAAATCCAATATCGATATCGTCTCTCTGGAATGTCAAAACTCCCGCGTACCGATGGACTTAATCGAATTGATACGCGGTAAGAAAGTGATGGTCGGTGCCATTGATGTCGCCACCAATACGATCGAAACCCCAGAAGAAGTGGCCGAGACACTGCGCAAAGCCCTGCAATTTGTGGACGCTGATAAGCTTTATCCAAGCACTAACTGTGGAATGACGCCGCTTTCCCGTGATGTCGCTAATGCAAAATTACGCGCATTAAGTGCCGGTGCCGCGATTGTACGTAATGAATTATTGAATAAATAA
- a CDS encoding DUF1852 domain-containing protein, translating into MNNAFSFSISSLRLDEHYNPSESTRITTNFANLARGEKRQQNLRNALTMINNRFNSLVTWDNPNSDRYTVELEIVSVGMTINASSQDSFPVIEVLKTTVVDTETGQRIEGIVGNNFSSYVRDYDFSVVLPEFNQGKTQFSIPENYGVLHGNIFKAFVNSETYSQHFSKQPVICLSVSSKNVYKRTGHIHPVLGIEYQQDNPSLTDDYFGKMGLRVRYFMPANSVAPLAFYFHGDLLSDYSNFELISTISTMETFQKIYRPEIYNANSPAGLYYRPALNHQDHSLTVIEYDREERTRLATEQGKFTEEHFIKPNQTQLEQWSAQQAF; encoded by the coding sequence ATGAATAACGCATTTTCCTTTAGTATCAGTAGCCTTCGCTTAGATGAGCATTACAATCCTTCAGAAAGTACACGTATCACTACTAACTTTGCTAACCTTGCGCGTGGCGAAAAACGTCAGCAAAATCTGCGCAATGCATTAACGATGATTAATAACCGTTTTAATTCTTTGGTCACTTGGGATAATCCAAATTCTGACCGTTATACGGTTGAGCTAGAGATTGTTTCAGTTGGCATGACTATTAATGCGAGTAGCCAAGATAGTTTCCCAGTGATCGAAGTTTTAAAAACTACCGTGGTGGATACCGAAACTGGACAGCGCATTGAAGGCATTGTGGGGAATAACTTCTCTTCTTATGTTCGCGACTACGATTTCAGTGTCGTACTCCCCGAATTTAACCAAGGTAAAACCCAGTTTTCCATTCCTGAAAACTATGGTGTATTACACGGTAATATTTTCAAGGCGTTTGTTAACTCTGAAACCTATTCGCAGCATTTCAGCAAACAACCGGTTATTTGTTTAAGTGTCTCCAGCAAAAACGTTTATAAGCGTACCGGTCACATTCACCCTGTTCTAGGGATTGAGTACCAACAAGATAACCCATCATTAACCGATGATTACTTCGGCAAGATGGGTCTAAGGGTACGCTACTTCATGCCGGCTAACAGCGTTGCACCCTTGGCCTTCTATTTCCACGGTGATTTACTGAGCGATTACAGTAACTTTGAACTTATCAGTACTATAAGTACTATGGAAACGTTCCAAAAAATTTATCGCCCTGAAATATATAACGCGAATTCTCCAGCGGGCTTATATTACCGCCCAGCATTGAATCATCAAGATCACTCACTAACGGTGATTGAGTATGACCGTGAAGAGCGTACCCGTTTAGCGACTGAACAGGGTAAATTTACCGAAGAACACTTTATTAAGCCAAATCAAACACAACTTGAACAATGGTCAGCTCAGCAAGCTTTCTAA
- a CDS encoding helicase HerA-like C-terminal domain-containing protein — MTKPLRIACTKVLSLDLLPALANRHGLITGATGTGKTVTLQKLAESFSSIGVPVFMADVKGDLSGVATAGEASEKLTKRLEAIGVTDWQPVTNPAVFWDIFGEKGHPVRATVTDLGPLLLARLLNLNEIQTGVLNIIFRIADEQGLLLLDFKDLRALTQYVGDNAKSFTTEYGNINSASVGAIQRGLLSLEQQGAEYFFGEPMLDIKDWMRTDDQGKGIINILASEKLYQMPKLYATSLLWMLSELYEQLPEVGDVEKPKLVFFFDEAHLLFNGAPDVLLEKIEQVMRLIRSKGVGVYFVSQSPSDIPDNILGQLGNRVQHVLRAFTPRDQKAVKAAADTMRANPEFNTEEAIQSLATGEALISFLDEKGSPSVVQRAMVIAPGSRMGPLTSDERNNLINHSPLYGKYDEAVDRESAFEMLQKGVEKSESQQSGSSASRTEAKEDGGIMDEVKKVLFGYTGPRGGRHDGVVQGMAKSAGRQVANQILRGVLGSLFGGRK; from the coding sequence ATGACAAAACCGCTACGTATTGCATGCACCAAGGTATTATCACTCGATTTACTGCCCGCCCTTGCTAACCGTCATGGACTCATTACTGGCGCGACGGGGACGGGTAAAACCGTTACCCTGCAAAAATTAGCTGAGTCCTTTTCATCAATTGGTGTTCCCGTCTTTATGGCTGATGTGAAGGGTGATTTAAGTGGTGTCGCCACAGCCGGTGAAGCATCAGAAAAACTCACCAAACGGTTAGAAGCAATTGGCGTGACGGACTGGCAGCCAGTCACTAATCCGGCTGTCTTTTGGGATATCTTTGGTGAGAAGGGACATCCCGTTCGCGCGACGGTGACCGACTTAGGACCACTACTCCTCGCTCGTTTATTAAACCTTAACGAGATCCAAACCGGTGTTCTCAACATTATTTTTCGTATTGCCGATGAACAAGGACTTTTACTGCTCGATTTTAAAGATCTCCGTGCACTGACACAGTACGTTGGAGATAACGCAAAATCGTTCACGACCGAATACGGCAATATCAATAGTGCCTCAGTAGGGGCTATCCAGCGCGGGTTATTAAGTCTCGAGCAACAAGGCGCAGAATACTTTTTCGGCGAACCTATGCTAGACATCAAAGATTGGATGCGTACTGACGATCAGGGCAAAGGCATCATTAATATTCTTGCGTCAGAAAAGCTTTATCAAATGCCAAAACTTTACGCCACCAGCTTACTGTGGATGCTCTCTGAGCTTTATGAGCAACTGCCAGAAGTGGGAGATGTCGAGAAACCGAAACTAGTGTTCTTTTTTGATGAGGCCCACCTACTCTTTAACGGCGCTCCAGATGTGCTGCTTGAGAAGATAGAGCAAGTGATGCGTTTAATCCGATCGAAAGGCGTCGGCGTCTACTTTGTCAGCCAAAGCCCTTCCGATATTCCCGATAATATCCTGGGACAACTTGGTAATCGGGTACAGCATGTCTTGCGTGCCTTCACCCCACGCGATCAGAAAGCAGTCAAAGCTGCAGCTGACACTATGCGCGCTAATCCTGAGTTCAATACCGAAGAAGCAATTCAGTCTCTGGCCACTGGGGAAGCGCTTATCTCTTTCCTTGATGAGAAAGGAAGCCCAAGCGTGGTACAGCGTGCCATGGTGATCGCGCCAGGTTCGCGTATGGGACCACTGACCAGTGATGAGCGTAATAACCTGATTAATCATTCACCGCTGTACGGTAAATATGATGAAGCGGTCGACCGAGAGTCTGCCTTTGAAATGCTACAAAAAGGGGTCGAGAAGAGTGAGTCCCAGCAGTCTGGCTCATCAGCATCTCGTACTGAAGCCAAAGAAGACGGCGGTATTATGGATGAAGTCAAAAAAGTCTTGTTCGGTTATACCGGACCGCGTGGAGGACGTCATGATGGTGTTGTCCAAGGAATGGCTAAAAGCGCTGGCCGACAAGTCGCCAACCAGATCCTTCGTGGCGTTTTAGGGAGTTTGTTCGGGGGCCGGAAGTAA
- a CDS encoding tlde1 domain-containing protein, with product MAWLYRVNTKQFFLNGHYRFSAKYSGRPGYQDNSDHQCVKSKGPIPKGTYTIGRPFHHPKTGRWTLRLTPSPSNQMCGRSGFMIQGDSGKHPGEASEGCIILDFSFREIITRSGITLLEVE from the coding sequence ATGGCATGGTTATATCGCGTCAACACTAAGCAGTTTTTTCTTAATGGACATTATCGGTTTTCAGCGAAATACTCAGGCCGCCCCGGCTATCAAGATAATAGTGACCACCAGTGTGTTAAATCAAAAGGCCCCATTCCTAAAGGTACTTATACCATTGGTAGGCCTTTCCATCACCCCAAAACAGGTCGTTGGACATTAAGACTGACGCCTTCGCCCTCCAATCAGATGTGTGGTCGAAGCGGTTTTATGATTCAAGGTGACAGTGGAAAACACCCTGGCGAAGCTTCTGAGGGGTGTATTATTTTGGATTTTTCTTTTAGAGAGATAATAACCAGAAGCGGTATTACATTACTTGAGGTTGAATAA
- a CDS encoding MarC family NAAT transporter has product MMTLLNAIGWGLLILLPLANPLTAVAMFLSLADDMNFQQRNRQALQSAIYVFLIMLITWFAGSAVLNTFGISIPGLRIAGGMIVAFIGFRMLFPVQQVHEAPEVQHKQDELDATPHSPQTVNIAFVPIAMPGTAGPGTIAVIISTAASVKSGIDYPAWILMVAPVICFVLVAIMLWLALRCSGSIMRLIGKGGIEALSRLMGFLLVCMGIQFVINGIVDVATHLH; this is encoded by the coding sequence ATGATGACACTGCTTAACGCGATTGGCTGGGGTCTTCTGATCCTATTGCCCCTCGCTAACCCATTAACTGCGGTAGCGATGTTCCTCAGCCTCGCCGATGACATGAATTTCCAACAACGTAATCGTCAGGCCTTACAGTCTGCCATTTACGTTTTCCTGATTATGCTGATCACTTGGTTTGCCGGAAGTGCGGTGTTGAATACCTTCGGGATCTCGATTCCTGGATTACGCATTGCGGGCGGGATGATTGTGGCTTTTATCGGTTTTCGTATGTTGTTTCCCGTACAGCAGGTGCATGAAGCCCCTGAGGTCCAGCATAAACAAGACGAGTTGGATGCCACCCCGCATAGCCCGCAGACCGTTAACATCGCCTTTGTGCCGATCGCCATGCCAGGAACTGCCGGCCCCGGAACCATTGCGGTTATTATCAGTACTGCGGCGTCGGTAAAATCGGGGATCGATTACCCTGCTTGGATCCTGATGGTGGCGCCCGTTATCTGTTTCGTACTGGTGGCTATCATGCTCTGGCTAGCGCTGCGCTGTTCCGGTTCGATAATGCGACTTATCGGTAAAGGTGGGATTGAAGCACTCTCCCGCTTAATGGGATTTTTATTAGTCTGTATGGGGATTCAATTTGTGATCAACGGCATCGTCGACGTTGCCACTCATTTACATTGA
- a CDS encoding DUF2501 domain-containing protein, with translation MRSPSKTLLALGFAAAAFTSFAHAASWQDKLSSTASDLMNNSGNSQTSTSGTAANGGLSLGSITQLLGGGNSAVSANSMSNVTGILQYCAKNNIVDNNVSSVADQLKSKLGLTDTASQSTQSTQSTSTQQENGYLQGLQGLLTTGNNQKIDLKSLSDTQMGKKLKTKACNVVLDQGKKYLGM, from the coding sequence ATGCGTTCTCCATCGAAAACTCTTCTCGCACTGGGCTTTGCAGCCGCAGCTTTCACCTCTTTCGCCCACGCGGCAAGCTGGCAGGACAAGCTGAGTAGCACCGCATCTGATTTAATGAATAATTCAGGGAACAGCCAAACGAGCACATCCGGGACTGCAGCAAACGGTGGCCTGTCGCTTGGCTCAATCACTCAGTTGCTAGGCGGTGGGAATAGCGCGGTCAGTGCTAACAGCATGTCCAACGTGACTGGGATTCTGCAATATTGTGCGAAAAACAATATTGTTGATAACAACGTTAGCTCAGTGGCGGATCAGTTAAAAAGTAAATTAGGGTTAACAGACACTGCCAGTCAATCCACCCAGTCGACGCAATCTACAAGTACCCAACAAGAAAATGGTTACCTGCAAGGGCTGCAAGGTCTTCTGACGACAGGGAATAACCAAAAAATCGATCTGAAATCATTGAGTGATACTCAGATGGGTAAAAAACTAAAAACTAAAGCCTGTAACGTTGTGCTAGACCAAGGTAAAAAATACCTCGGAATGTAG
- a CDS encoding Shiga toxin A subunit, translating into MRIFIIISIILSTQSFASNNLGCAKVGASMYIDLTDAIVEDLKIPRNQISRNNVSVEIISLSPISKVYAEQLAEMEFKHQTTNFLRKNDYARIFYDDDVKIIVAKYTYRNAKNQKNVFIASSLKNKYECSIRFNGYLIVEREF; encoded by the coding sequence ATGAGAATATTTATTATTATTTCAATTATTTTATCAACTCAGTCTTTCGCTAGTAATAATTTAGGCTGTGCTAAAGTCGGAGCCTCGATGTATATAGATTTAACTGACGCCATCGTTGAGGATCTAAAAATCCCTAGAAATCAGATCAGTCGGAACAATGTTAGTGTGGAAATTATTTCTTTATCACCTATTTCCAAGGTCTATGCTGAGCAACTGGCTGAGATGGAATTTAAACACCAAACCACAAACTTTCTTAGAAAAAATGATTACGCCAGAATTTTTTATGACGACGATGTGAAGATAATTGTAGCGAAATACACCTACCGCAATGCAAAGAATCAAAAGAATGTTTTTATAGCGTCTAGCCTAAAAAATAAATATGAGTGCTCAATTCGATTTAATGGGTACTTGATTGTAGAGAGGGAATTTTGA
- a CDS encoding DUF445 domain-containing protein — protein sequence MQKSHALRRTKRIALSLLLCATGLFILSLFLPPTLGSQALKSVAEAAMVGGLADWFAVSALFRRIPIPLISRHTAIVPRNKQRIADNLGVFVEERFLNAEALSRLVKQQDLSQKMADWLTLPANQQRFAQGLKTVLRGLLTASNDEAINGFIRHAVNRAIDQVDFRHSAIILLESLTRENRHQAVLDTVIKQVVKLLEKPKTRQFVASQIAAWFQREYPTISRVVSSEWLGEKGAVKVAKLTDQILIEVARDPDHQLRRTFNRAVKLFIHSLQHDPKMTERMARMKTWLKEDEHFARYIGQIWQDLRGWLTNDLHQEDSRIGIQLQRAAGWMGETLSRDPQLREAFNQHIEQTVRTVGPESARFLTRHISDTIKSWDDKLLVEQIEMNIGKDLQFIRINGTVVGGLIGLVLFVISQLPWLFQQL from the coding sequence ATGCAAAAATCTCATGCACTCCGTCGTACCAAGCGAATCGCCCTATCCCTTCTGCTTTGTGCAACCGGACTCTTTATCCTCAGCTTATTCCTGCCCCCCACCTTAGGTTCGCAGGCGCTCAAGTCTGTTGCTGAGGCAGCCATGGTGGGTGGCTTAGCCGACTGGTTTGCGGTCAGTGCGCTTTTTCGCCGTATCCCTATTCCCTTAATTAGTCGACACACTGCGATTGTGCCACGTAATAAACAGCGTATTGCCGACAATTTAGGCGTATTTGTTGAGGAGCGTTTCCTCAATGCTGAAGCGCTCTCACGCTTAGTGAAACAACAGGACTTATCACAAAAGATGGCTGATTGGCTAACGTTGCCTGCAAACCAGCAACGCTTCGCTCAGGGATTGAAAACGGTACTGCGCGGATTGCTGACTGCCAGTAATGACGAGGCCATTAACGGATTTATTCGTCACGCAGTAAACCGCGCTATTGACCAGGTTGATTTTCGCCATAGCGCAATAATCTTACTAGAGAGCCTAACCCGCGAGAATCGTCACCAAGCCGTCCTCGATACTGTCATTAAACAGGTGGTTAAGCTGCTCGAAAAACCAAAGACCCGCCAATTCGTTGCCAGCCAGATAGCAGCTTGGTTTCAACGAGAATATCCGACCATTTCACGAGTTGTCTCCAGTGAATGGCTGGGTGAAAAAGGGGCAGTCAAGGTAGCAAAGCTCACTGACCAGATTTTAATTGAGGTAGCCCGTGATCCAGACCACCAGCTACGCAGAACCTTTAACCGGGCGGTAAAGCTGTTCATTCATAGCCTACAGCATGATCCGAAGATGACCGAACGCATGGCACGGATGAAGACATGGCTGAAAGAAGATGAGCACTTCGCCCGTTATATTGGCCAAATTTGGCAAGATCTTCGCGGCTGGCTGACTAACGATCTACACCAAGAAGATTCACGTATCGGCATACAGCTACAGCGTGCTGCAGGCTGGATGGGGGAAACGCTCAGCCGCGATCCGCAGCTTCGTGAGGCCTTTAATCAACATATCGAACAGACGGTACGAACCGTCGGCCCCGAAAGTGCCCGTTTCTTAACTCGCCATATTAGTGACACCATTAAGAGCTGGGACGATAAATTATTAGTGGAACAGATCGAAATGAACATTGGTAAGGATCTACAGTTTATTCGTATTAATGGGACGGTAGTGGGTGGATTGATTGGATTGGTGCTTTTTGTTATCTCGCAATTACCTTGGTTATTTCAGCAACTTTGA
- a CDS encoding DUF1493 family protein: MLSYIHIYFLRPLSQKVPDVPPKPLTLRMLVESAKAGRWLFN; this comes from the coding sequence GTGCTATCTTATATTCATATTTACTTTTTAAGACCTTTATCTCAAAAGGTCCCTGATGTTCCACCTAAGCCTCTAACGCTTCGGATGTTGGTGGAATCAGCGAAAGCTGGACGCTGGCTTTTTAATTGA